From Butyricimonas paravirosa, one genomic window encodes:
- the rpsJ gene encoding 30S ribosomal protein S10: MSQKIRIKLKSYDHNLVDKSAEKIVKTVKATGAVVSGPIPLPTHKGIFTVNRSTFVNKKSREQFLVCTFKRLIDIYSSTAGTIDALMKLELPSGVEVEIKV, from the coding sequence ATGAGCCAAAAAATCAGAATTAAGTTGAAATCTTACGATCACAACTTGGTTGACAAGTCTGCAGAGAAGATTGTAAAGACAGTGAAGGCTACCGGAGCAGTGGTTAGTGGTCCGATTCCACTTCCTACTCACAAGGGAATTTTTACTGTAAACCGCTCTACGTTCGTGAACAAAAAGAGCCGCGAGCAATTCTTGGTATGCACGTTCAAAAGATTAATCGACATCTACAGTTCAACTGCAGGTACGATTGACGCCTTGATGAAACTTGAATTACCGAGTGGTGTTGAAGTAGAGATTAAAGTTTGA